The DNA region ATCATACGAAAATCATGCCCGAGAGTTTTGAGTACGCCGATAACGGTGGCCGAAAATGGATGCTGCGTAACACCGGCAACTTTCAGTTCGAGGATGTCACCGAATCGCTCGGAATCACTTCAACGAGATGGACCCTTGCGGTTGCGGCAGCGGATTTTGATCAAGACGGATACGCCGACTTGTTTCTTGCCAACGACTATGGTGTCTCCGAACTCTACATGAATGATCGAGGAAAACGTTTCCGAGAGGTTGGGAAAGAATCCGGAGTAGGATACTCACCCAAAAGCGGAATGAATGCGGCCGTCGGCGACGTGCTTAACCAAGGTCGGCTCTCAATCTATGAATCGAATATCTCAGAAGAAGGCGTGCTACTGCAAGGAAATAACCTCTGGTACCCCAGTGACGATGGAAGCCTGCGTTTCGAAAACCTTGCCTCGGTGATGGGTATTGAACAAGGTGGCTGGAGTTTTGGCGCGCAGTTCGGTGACCTTAATAACGACGGCTTCACCGATCTTTACGTCACCAACGGTTATGTTTCCGGTGAGAAGGGAACGAGCTATTGGTATGACTTTTCTCAGATCACCGGGGGACACGAGCAGATTATTTCGGACGCATCTAATTGGCCAGCGATGCAGCAACGAAGCCTTGCCGGATACCAAGCTAAACGTGTTTGGATCAACGACGGTGCCGGCCGGTTTCGGGATGTCGCACAGTGGGTCGGTGCGAACGATCGGTACGACGGACGTGCTGTCGCGATTGCAGATTTTCAAAACCGCGGCATGCTAGATTTGATCGTCGCAAACCAACGCGGGCCTGCGTTACTCTACCGGAATCACGTCAATCCTTCTCAGCATTGGATCGCCTTCGAACTGGAAGGCCAGGGGAGTAATCGCAGCGCCATTGGGGCGCAAATTCACGTGTTTTGGAATGGTCAACAACAGCTGCAAGAACGTTTGTCGGCTAGTGGATACTCGGCGCAAAACCAATCCCGATTGCATTTTGGTCTGGGAGAATCTTCATCGGTCGATCGAGTCGAGATTCGTTGGCCGAACGGTAAAACCCAACAAATCGTCAATCCAGCGATTGATCAGACCCATTCGATAAGAGAACCTCAATGAGTGGATTTCAAACCTCAACCACCAGTCGACCTGGCGATGAAGACGCATCCACTCCCAATGTTGCTTCCACTGCCGAGTTGCCAAGAATTGACGGGAATTCCGCCCCCCGCAAAGAAGCGGTAGAGGTGGCTTCGCCAAAAGAGTTTCGCTGGCGTGACTGGCTGACATTGGAAAATCGTTTTCTGGCGCCCGCTTTAATCACCAGCATTCTGCTTGCGGGTCAACTGAGCTTTGGTTTCCTGGAAAGTTGGTCAAGGACATTCACCGCGATCGGGGTTTGTATCGCCACCGAGTTGATCCTTGGAAGATTGATCGTAGGGCGATACCCTCATTTGGCGAGTGCTTACATTTCTGGAATCAGTGTGGGAATTCTGATCCGATCTCCTTTCGTCTGGCCGTATGCGATGTGCGCCGGACTTTCCATCATGTCGAAGTACGTGTTGCGAATGCACAACCGGCATTTGTGGAATCCATCCAATTTCGGCGTTAGCGCGATGCTATTTCTCTATCCCGCTGCCGTAGCGAGCTTGAGTATTCAGTGGGGAAACAGCCTGCTGCCGATGGCCGTCGTTTGGTGTCTCGGTTCACTAATCATCAGCCGTTTGAAACGATTTCATATCTGTGCGACTTATGTGTTGTCCTTCGTCGCCCTTGCCGCGGTACGAAGTTGGTTGACAGAAAGTCCATTCTTGGCCAATGTTGCCCCATTGACAGGGCCGATGTACCAACTGTTTGTTTTCTTCATGATTACAGATCCCAAAACAACCGTTCGTTCGAAACGCGGGCAGTGCTTGGTTGCTTTCTTGGTTGCACTTGTCGAAATGGGTTTGCGATTGGGGGAAGTGATTCACGCCCCGTACTATGCATTGTTCTTGGTTGGACCAATCGCGCTCGCTATTGACATGCATTTCACCGATCGTACCGAATCAGCACCGCCGACAAACATGCCGTCGAAAGACTTTGACGGTCATGCGGAGCCTGCGCCCAGTGTGAGCTAAACAACGGTGCTATTTCGAAAGAATTCCCTGTTCCCCGGGCCCAGCATTGACGACCAAGAACCGCAAGGGTTGAGCAAAACGTTGTCCCATC from Roseiconus lacunae includes:
- a CDS encoding CRTAC1 family protein is translated as MIRAITAFVFASLLFGPAAYLRWFAGENNIDHSSIKSDQRQFERYGFYLQETAEHAGIRFIHQPPNIDAKLDHIAPQIAAMGASVAVVDFDRDGWQDFYLTNSGADSKNHLYHNQRDGTFIEVAQKVGLADLNHAVDGACMGSVWADVDNDGFDDVLIYKWGRPELLRNVAGKSFEVIENPGDLPQWANLGSATWFDYDRDGLVDLFLAGYWPDDVRLGDLDHTKIMPESFEYADNGGRKWMLRNTGNFQFEDVTESLGITSTRWTLAVAAADFDQDGYADLFLANDYGVSELYMNDRGKRFREVGKESGVGYSPKSGMNAAVGDVLNQGRLSIYESNISEEGVLLQGNNLWYPSDDGSLRFENLASVMGIEQGGWSFGAQFGDLNNDGFTDLYVTNGYVSGEKGTSYWYDFSQITGGHEQIISDASNWPAMQQRSLAGYQAKRVWINDGAGRFRDVAQWVGANDRYDGRAVAIADFQNRGMLDLIVANQRGPALLYRNHVNPSQHWIAFELEGQGSNRSAIGAQIHVFWNGQQQLQERLSASGYSAQNQSRLHFGLGESSSVDRVEIRWPNGKTQQIVNPAIDQTHSIREPQ
- a CDS encoding RnfABCDGE type electron transport complex subunit D, with product MSGFQTSTTSRPGDEDASTPNVASTAELPRIDGNSAPRKEAVEVASPKEFRWRDWLTLENRFLAPALITSILLAGQLSFGFLESWSRTFTAIGVCIATELILGRLIVGRYPHLASAYISGISVGILIRSPFVWPYAMCAGLSIMSKYVLRMHNRHLWNPSNFGVSAMLFLYPAAVASLSIQWGNSLLPMAVVWCLGSLIISRLKRFHICATYVLSFVALAAVRSWLTESPFLANVAPLTGPMYQLFVFFMITDPKTTVRSKRGQCLVAFLVALVEMGLRLGEVIHAPYYALFLVGPIALAIDMHFTDRTESAPPTNMPSKDFDGHAEPAPSVS